Proteins encoded by one window of Lycium barbarum isolate Lr01 chromosome 11, ASM1917538v2, whole genome shotgun sequence:
- the LOC132617874 gene encoding LOW QUALITY PROTEIN: plant-specific TFIIB-related protein PTF2-like (The sequence of the model RefSeq protein was modified relative to this genomic sequence to represent the inferred CDS: deleted 1 base in 1 codon) translates to MDNPNSRPCQNCNKRTIVADDHTGNPVCRSCGIIQTFDNYDPQIGGLTGPTGTYVHTGTSGIGNKYNYKETKIYEAKRIINDITFQLQFSPSKCSEVEVMVKKITVGEYGKGKWFEIFVGACCYVVFRQDNKPLSIVKVASLVRCDIYELGRMVYRVVEFLELELPQIDVVGSFEYYVKDVECFSEVDEDVITRMLKQGFFLVNCLVKWYVTTGRRPLPVVGSVLVFVAELNGVDVRIEDVADELGVEVVTCKLRYKELLERLVKVARGLPWGEDVTVKNIMKHATFVIQYMELKSMSKLKNSGDGKRKSFEDVGFDLDYLIDDCLSNENDYAIDFNDGENDSRYFRTERASNLSSESPNRFQISLECLAMVYSKIKNDMYVNESTISRDNSIPRRKRRYGIISVTDWWKGESEMSKMLLMKELVEKDVGLSAMPPSFDRGCLTYERRKEKIKAAKFRIHKTMYPSDAGSMDKVDVGPVEHVNAGKKRRRKTKVDVDWEDVIIETLLLHQVKEEEIEKGYYKALLDLHVFNY, encoded by the exons ATGGATAATCCCAATTCTCGTCCCTGCCAAAATTGCAACAAAAGGACAATAGTTGCAGATGATCATACAGGTAATCCTGTTTGTAGATCATGTGGAATTATCCAAACATTCGATAATTATGATCCACAAATTGGTGGTTTAACTGGTCCTACAGGTACTTATGTACATACAGGTACATCAGGTATTGGAAATAAATATAATTATAAAGAAACAAAAATATATGAAGCAAAAAGAATAATTAATGATATAACCTTTCAATTACAATTTTCTCCTTCGAAATGTAGTGAAGTTGAAGTTATGGTTAAGAAAATTACTGTTGGTGAATATGGTAAAGGTAAAtggtttgaaatatttgttggtGCTTGTTGTTATGTTGTTTTTAGACAAGATAATAAGCCTTTGAGTATTGTTAAGGTTGCTAGTTTGGTTCGttgtgatatttatgagttaggtCGAATGGTTTATCGAGTAGTTGAATTTTTAGAATTGGAGTTGCCTcagattgatgttgttggttcGTTTGAGTATTATGTTAAGGATGTCGAGTGTTTTAGTGAGGTTGACGAGGATGTTATTACGAGGATGTTGAAACAAGGGTTTTTTTTAGTGAATTGTTTGGTTAAGTGGTATGTTACGACGGGGAGGAGACCGTTGCCGGTCGTGGGGTCGGTTTTGGTTTTCGTTGCGGAGTTGAATGGGGTGGATGTGAGGATTGAGGATGTTGCGGATGAGTTG GGAGTTGAGGTTGTTACGTGTAAGTTGAGGTATAAGGAGTTGTTGGAGAGGTTAGTGAAGGTTGCGAGAGGTTTGCCTTGGGGTGAGGATGTTACGGTTAAGAATATTATGAAGCATGCAACGTTTGTGATTCAATATATGGAGTTGAAATCGATGTCGAAGTTGAAGAATAGCGGTGATGGTAAAAGGAAGAGTTTCGAGGATGTTGGATTTGATTTGGATTATTTGATCGATGATTGTTTGAGCAACGAAAACGATTACGCTATCGATTTTAATGACGGGGAAAACGACTCGCGGTATTTTCGGACGGAGCGTGCGTCAAATTTGAGTAGTGAAAGTCCGAATAGATTCCAGATATCTCTAGAGTGTTTGGCGATGGTTTATTCGAAGATTAAGAATGATATGTATGTAAACGAGTCGACTATTAGCAGAGATAATAGCATTCCGAGAAGGAAGAGAAGATATGGCATAATTTCGGTCACTGATTGGTGGAAGGGCGAATCGGAAATGAGCAAAATGCTTTTAATGAAGGAATTAGTGGAGAAAGACGTGGGATTGAGTGCTATGCCTCCGTCTTTTGATAGAG GTTGTTTGACATATGAAAGGAGAAAAGAGAAGATAAAGGCTGCGAAATTTCGAATCCATAAGACAATGTATCCTTCAGATGCTGGATCGATGGATAAGGTTGATGTAGGCCCCGTTGAACATGTAAATGCTGGAAAGAAAAGGAGAAGGAAAACGAAAGTTGATGTTGATTGGGAAGATGTCATTATTGAAACACTTCTCCTTCATCAAGTGAAAGAAGAGGAGATAGAGAAGGGGTATTATAAAGCCTTGTTGGACTTGCATGTTTTCAACTATTGA
- the LOC132620225 gene encoding uncharacterized protein At5g01610-like, translated as MAEKEGAIVKNGHEEGLKMALSLLEEYELPAGLLPLAEVIEVGFVKTTGYMWILQTKKVEHNFKMISKLVSYGTEITGYVEKKRIKKLKGVKAKELMLWPPVGDITVDPATGKIHFKSLAGITKTFPVEAFAAGQ; from the coding sequence aTGGCAGAAAAGGAAGGAGCAATTGTCAAGAACGGTCATGAAGAAGGGCTAAAAATGGCACTTTCCCTTCTTGAAGAATATGAACTCCCAGCAGGGCTTCTCCCTCTAGCTGAAGTAATCGAAGTCGGGTTCGTAAAAACCACCGGGTACATGTGGATCCTGCAAACTAAAAAAGTCGAACATAACTTTAAAATGATCAGTAAGCTGGTGAGTTATGGTACCGAAATAACTGGATACGTCGAGAAGAAGAGGATCAAGAAGCTTAAAGGAGTGAAGGCCAAGGAGCTGATGCTATGGCCTCCGGTCGGTGACATCACAGTGGACCCCGCTACGGGAAAGATTCACTTCAAGAGTCTAGCTGGCATCACGAAAACTTTCCCCGTTGAGGCTTTTGCTGCTGGACAGTAA
- the LOC132618524 gene encoding pollen allergen Sal k 5.0101-like, whose translation MTKSGEIILIVSAVCLFSLFGVIQAEAEAPTQTQTQFHVEGKVYCDFCRALFENRLSKPMPDAKVRLQCRNQTDDTVTLTVEGQTDERGVYSLLVERDHEDEICEMILMKSSMDDCTEIPNEGHAKESARITITNNNGMSETTRHANPLFFLKKEASPECDEVFKELELLPEEINKS comes from the exons atgacaAAATCCGGTGAAATTATTCTAATTGTCAGTGCAGTTTGTTTGTTTTCCCTCTTTGGGGTAATTCAGGCTGAGGCAGAAGCTCCGACTCAGACTCAAACTCAGTTCCATGTGGAAGGAAAAGTATATTGTGATTTTTGCCGTGCTTTATTCGAAAACAGGCTTAGCAAGCCCATGCCAG ATGCCAAGGTGCGATTGCAGTGCAGGAACCAAACGGACGACACCGTCACCCTGACGGTCGAGGGCCAGACCGACGAGCGTGGGGTCTACAGCCTCCTCGTGGAACGCGACCACGAGGATGAGATCTGCGAGATGATACTCATGAAGAGTAGCATGGATGATTGTACTGAAATTCCAAATGAAGGTCATGCAAAAGAATCAGCAAGAATTACTATCACTAACAATAATGGCATGTCTGAGACTACTCGCCATGCAAACCCTTTATTCTTCTTGAAGAAAGAAGCTTCCCCAGAATGTGATGAAGTCTTTAAGGAACTCGAATTATTGCCTGAAGAAATTAATAAATCTTAA